A section of the Sedimentisphaera cyanobacteriorum genome encodes:
- the mutS gene encoding DNA mismatch repair protein MutS, whose amino-acid sequence MAAYNNKKLTPAMKQFHSFKEKYPDAVLFFRMGDFYETFYEDAKICSRVLGIALTSRGKDSDSPIPLAGIPYHAVDNYLKKIIEAGYKVAVCEQVEDPKEAKGVVKRDVVRVVTPGTVTDDILLEAKEDNFLCAVHLGRKFAAIAYVDISTGKFCAQKLPEAELADEICRLSPRECITAERRGELFGDDAARIISEIKSRTDAVITERPGWYFEPNGAERTLTKLFGTKNLEGFGIEEGSDIIPAAGAVIEYLNETQKTTLRHIRGIKVVQRNCYLQIDQTSLRSLEILRTLRSEDRRGSLLWSIDKTRTGMGGRLFNAWLRMPLCDKKHIDRRLDAAAEFAENKDLLDSITGQLKNFADLERIASRISTMRAGPKDFVMLADTLEKVGPIKETLQQCSSPLLQRIAEGCDMMDEFADLLRRAINPECPNHTRDGGVIIDGFSEELDRLRSLSRDANSWLAEYQAQEAQRIGIPNLKVGFNKVFGYYIEVSNSLKDKVPEEYIRKQTIKNAERYITERLKEFEQQILNARDRSLELENKLFDDIRCEAVNYVERLQRLSDSIAAADCISSIAALSMQRGYVRPEITEEKSIQFIEGRHPVIADNLGSEFVSNDLELGDESGDVMIITGPNMSGKSTYIRQTALLVIMAQMGCFIPAKQARIGVVDRIFTRVGASDELSRGQSTFMVEMTETANIVNNATDRSLVILDEVGRGTSTYDGLSIAWAVTEHIANNIGCRTLFATHYHELVELAELLRNVKNCNVAVREWMDDVVFLHKILPGATDRSYGIHVAKLAGLPERIVKRSREILSDLESTFSREAEGAQLSRNRTTYQQEDLFSRKHRDVLNKLADTDVNNLTPIEAITLLSEIKTEISDASE is encoded by the coding sequence TTGGCTGCATACAACAATAAAAAACTGACGCCTGCGATGAAGCAGTTTCATTCATTCAAGGAAAAGTACCCCGATGCGGTGCTTTTCTTTCGCATGGGCGATTTTTACGAAACGTTCTACGAAGATGCTAAAATATGTTCTCGTGTTTTGGGTATCGCCCTGACAAGCAGAGGCAAAGACAGCGATTCACCGATCCCGCTTGCAGGGATTCCCTATCATGCGGTTGACAACTACCTCAAGAAGATAATCGAGGCGGGGTATAAGGTTGCGGTATGTGAGCAGGTGGAGGATCCTAAGGAAGCAAAGGGCGTTGTAAAGCGTGATGTGGTACGCGTGGTAACGCCCGGGACGGTTACCGATGATATCCTGCTGGAGGCGAAGGAGGATAATTTCCTGTGCGCTGTTCATCTGGGCAGGAAGTTTGCAGCGATAGCGTATGTTGATATCTCTACGGGCAAATTCTGCGCTCAGAAGCTGCCGGAGGCCGAGCTGGCTGATGAGATATGCCGGCTTTCCCCGAGGGAATGCATTACAGCCGAGCGAAGGGGCGAGCTCTTCGGCGATGATGCCGCACGAATAATCAGCGAGATAAAATCGCGCACCGATGCTGTTATTACTGAACGCCCGGGCTGGTATTTCGAGCCGAACGGTGCAGAGAGAACGCTGACAAAGCTCTTCGGCACAAAAAACCTCGAGGGCTTCGGGATTGAGGAAGGCTCTGATATTATCCCGGCAGCCGGAGCGGTAATCGAATATTTAAACGAAACGCAGAAGACCACTCTCAGACATATCCGGGGGATAAAGGTGGTTCAGAGAAACTGCTACCTCCAGATAGACCAAACCTCCCTTCGCAGCCTTGAGATTCTGCGCACCCTCCGCAGCGAGGACAGACGCGGCTCGCTTCTCTGGAGCATAGACAAAACCCGCACCGGCATGGGCGGGCGGCTTTTCAACGCATGGCTTCGAATGCCGCTCTGCGATAAGAAGCATATAGACAGAAGACTTGATGCCGCAGCTGAGTTTGCAGAAAACAAAGACCTGCTCGATTCGATTACCGGCCAGCTGAAAAACTTCGCAGACCTTGAACGTATTGCCTCTCGAATCAGCACGATGCGGGCAGGCCCGAAGGATTTCGTGATGCTTGCTGATACTCTCGAGAAAGTTGGGCCGATAAAAGAAACGCTCCAGCAATGCTCCAGTCCGCTGCTTCAGCGAATAGCCGAAGGCTGCGATATGATGGATGAATTTGCCGATCTGCTTCGGCGGGCGATAAACCCCGAATGCCCCAATCACACACGAGACGGAGGCGTAATAATTGACGGCTTCAGCGAAGAGCTCGACAGGCTTCGAAGTCTGTCCCGAGATGCAAACAGCTGGCTTGCCGAGTATCAGGCTCAGGAAGCTCAGCGAATCGGCATCCCAAATCTGAAAGTGGGCTTTAATAAAGTCTTTGGCTACTACATCGAAGTGAGCAACTCCCTGAAAGACAAAGTCCCTGAGGAGTATATAAGAAAGCAGACAATCAAAAACGCCGAGAGATACATCACCGAAAGGCTCAAGGAATTCGAGCAGCAGATTCTCAACGCAAGAGACCGCAGCCTCGAACTGGAGAACAAGCTTTTTGATGATATCCGCTGCGAGGCGGTGAATTATGTGGAAAGGCTGCAGAGGCTTTCCGATTCAATCGCCGCCGCAGACTGCATCAGCTCAATCGCCGCTCTTTCAATGCAGAGGGGGTATGTACGTCCTGAGATAACCGAGGAAAAGTCGATTCAGTTTATCGAAGGCAGGCATCCGGTGATAGCGGATAATCTCGGCAGTGAGTTTGTATCCAACGATCTCGAGCTGGGCGATGAGAGCGGGGACGTGATGATCATCACCGGCCCGAATATGAGCGGTAAGAGCACATATATCCGGCAGACGGCGCTCTTGGTTATTATGGCGCAGATGGGCTGCTTTATCCCCGCAAAGCAGGCGAGGATAGGCGTGGTTGACCGCATCTTCACGCGTGTCGGTGCATCTGATGAGCTCAGCAGAGGTCAGTCAACGTTTATGGTGGAGATGACAGAAACCGCCAACATCGTAAACAACGCCACAGACCGCTCGCTTGTGATTCTCGATGAGGTCGGACGCGGAACCAGCACCTACGACGGGCTCTCGATAGCTTGGGCGGTAACAGAGCACATAGCCAATAATATCGGCTGCAGGACGCTCTTTGCAACGCATTACCACGAGCTTGTGGAGCTTGCAGAACTGCTCAGGAACGTGAAAAACTGCAATGTGGCTGTACGGGAATGGATGGATGATGTTGTGTTTCTGCATAAGATTCTCCCGGGTGCCACAGACCGAAGCTACGGTATCCACGTTGCAAAGCTTGCAGGCCTGCCTGAGAGGATTGTTAAAAGAAGCAGAGAAATACTCTCTGATCTTGAGAGCACTTTTTCAAGAGAGGCCGAAGGAGCACAGCTCAGCAGAAACAGAACTACATACCAGCAGGAGGATCTCTTCTCCCGAAAGCACAGGGATGTCTTGAATAAGCTCGCTGATACTGACGTGAATAACCTTACGCCAATTGAAGCTATCACTCTTCTCAGCGAAATAAAGACCGAGATCTCAGACGCTTCCGAGTAA
- a CDS encoding DNA adenine methylase has product MNYIGSKKSLLPFIEKSVKEIIRDDCETFCDIFAGTGIVGSHFKKMGYSIIANDFQYYSYALNKHYIGNHRELEFEGLKGIFPQIKKTELPKRRKAVCDYLSDLPLVEGFIFNNYSLEGTKGKEFERNYYSSENAKKCDTIRLKIEEWKDRGLITAGEYFFLITSLLENIDRHSNTASVYGAFLKKLKKSAQKTFELKPAELFLNDKEHRVYNEKVENIISDLEVDVLYLDPPYNQRQYAPNYHMLETIAKYDNPKIKGKTGLRDYSTQKSDYCVRGRVKQAFSELIKNAKARYIFLSYNNEGLMNIEEIRKIMSDKGEYGCFTQDYNRYKADNGRVYSSNSTVEYLHYCICR; this is encoded by the coding sequence ATGAATTATATAGGTTCGAAAAAATCCTTACTGCCTTTCATAGAAAAGTCTGTAAAAGAAATCATAAGAGATGACTGCGAGACTTTTTGCGATATCTTTGCAGGAACAGGCATAGTTGGCTCCCATTTCAAAAAAATGGGTTACTCTATTATAGCCAACGACTTCCAATATTATTCCTATGCACTGAATAAACATTATATAGGGAATCATCGAGAGCTTGAATTTGAAGGACTCAAGGGTATTTTCCCGCAAATCAAAAAAACAGAGCTCCCGAAAAGAAGAAAAGCAGTTTGCGATTACCTTTCTGATTTACCTCTGGTTGAAGGGTTTATTTTCAATAATTATTCTCTTGAAGGAACAAAAGGCAAAGAGTTTGAAAGGAATTATTATTCAAGCGAAAATGCGAAAAAATGTGATACAATCCGCCTCAAGATAGAGGAGTGGAAAGACAGGGGTCTGATAACTGCGGGTGAATATTTCTTTCTCATAACCTCTCTTTTGGAAAATATCGACCGCCACTCAAATACCGCCTCGGTTTACGGTGCGTTTCTAAAAAAACTTAAAAAATCTGCCCAAAAAACATTCGAGCTCAAGCCCGCAGAGCTTTTCTTAAACGATAAGGAGCATAGGGTATATAATGAAAAGGTGGAAAATATAATATCAGATTTAGAAGTCGATGTGCTTTATCTCGACCCGCCTTACAACCAAAGACAATATGCTCCAAACTACCATATGCTTGAAACTATAGCAAAATATGATAATCCAAAAATAAAAGGAAAAACAGGCCTGAGAGATTACAGCACTCAAAAATCTGACTACTGTGTGAGGGGGAGGGTAAAGCAGGCTTTCAGTGAGCTGATTAAAAATGCAAAGGCAAGATATATTTTCTTGAGCTACAACAATGAAGGTCTTATGAACATTGAGGAGATAAGAAAAATTATGTCTGATAAAGGTGAATACGGCTGTTTCACTCAAGATTACAATCGATACAAAGCGGATAACGGAAGAGTGTATTCTTCAAACTCCACGGTAGAATATCTACATTACTGTATTTGCAGATGA
- a CDS encoding TRM11 family SAM-dependent methyltransferase, whose amino-acid sequence MAKFNDIDLSRWKEYEDIETDSLWIIERRDNSGKHDGFYHGNFVPQIPRQMIKRYTKTGEVVLDPFMGSGTTAFECEALGRNFAGIDINTDMVKYVKRSFESDHNTFSGVNFHYMLSSDSTDFAAFSEIAGYLASKGINKVSHVILHPPYYDILKFTDDSRDLSNSDSIDIFLNRFAKVLDNSLSLLENNRYVSIVIGDKYTKGQWIPLGFYCMQEAMNKGLTLKSIIVKNMAGNRAKQNKNTIWRYRALNSDYFIFKHEYILVLKKN is encoded by the coding sequence ATGGCAAAGTTTAATGATATAGACCTTTCCAGATGGAAGGAATATGAAGATATAGAAACAGATTCTCTCTGGATAATTGAAAGGCGGGATAATTCAGGTAAGCACGACGGCTTTTATCACGGGAATTTTGTACCGCAGATACCTCGTCAGATGATAAAGAGATACACTAAAACGGGTGAGGTTGTTTTAGATCCCTTTATGGGCAGCGGAACTACAGCTTTTGAGTGCGAGGCATTGGGCAGGAACTTTGCGGGCATAGACATCAACACAGATATGGTAAAATATGTGAAACGCTCTTTTGAATCCGATCATAATACTTTTTCAGGGGTGAATTTCCATTATATGCTCTCTTCAGACAGCACTGATTTCGCTGCATTTTCTGAGATTGCAGGTTATTTGGCTTCCAAGGGAATAAATAAGGTTTCTCACGTTATACTGCATCCGCCTTATTATGACATCCTTAAGTTTACTGATGACTCAAGAGACCTTTCCAACTCAGATTCTATTGATATATTCCTAAACCGTTTTGCAAAAGTTTTGGACAACAGCCTCTCTCTTCTTGAAAACAATAGGTATGTTTCTATTGTTATTGGCGATAAATACACTAAAGGGCAATGGATACCCTTGGGTTTTTACTGCATGCAGGAAGCTATGAACAAAGGTCTTACCCTTAAAAGCATAATTGTAAAAAACATGGCGGGAAATCGCGCAAAACAGAATAAGAATACAATATGGCGTTATAGAGCCTTAAACAGTGATTATTTTATTTTCAAACACGAATATATTTTGGTATTAAAGAAAAATTAA
- a CDS encoding helix-turn-helix domain-containing protein codes for MARPLSMARQFTETNRQKFIKYFDKLKVEHIMRVKVNRYKVKKIMADKQIHTFTDLAYMLGISKNQLSNILSNKFNPVKSNIQELADFLEVSPSELIEQADEEE; via the coding sequence TTGGCAAGACCCTTATCAATGGCGAGACAATTTACAGAAACTAATCGACAAAAGTTCATAAAATATTTTGACAAATTAAAAGTTGAGCATATCATGAGAGTGAAAGTTAATAGATATAAGGTTAAGAAGATCATGGCTGATAAACAGATACATACTTTCACTGATCTTGCATATATGCTTGGCATATCAAAAAATCAGCTCTCGAATATCCTCTCTAATAAATTTAATCCTGTTAAGAGCAACATTCAGGAATTAGCAGATTTTCTTGAAGTTAGCCCTTCAGAGCTGATAGAGCAAGCTGATGAGGAGGAGTAA
- a CDS encoding GTPase produces MTFASVTTPKTGAAISCVSLFGSEAQRICAELCRIAPQKLTPPKNLLARIYSSSAEVDEVVLGCLASDRIDINCHGNPIIVRQIVSLLEKAGAESVGVSEFMVRERLAHFPGNTIALEAEVYSCFVHSLKACEIIQNQAGDGLKKAAEDLQSCRPEEAAERAEKILHNTQTASKYFAKQRIAIAGVPNSGKSTLLNRLAGDKAAIVSDVQGTTRDWVSVGARLADMQIEFIDTAGLCAEPKCRIDAQSQRRSLEIARSCDGLIWLLDPAQDISQQLEHRDSLRLACPVITARTKADLSEHADTTSGEDIIISAQTGFNIDKLCDKLLQTAGTEDLPPSEAVCFTNRQLEITEKIAAEKGSLEQNIQQLTTARPKLTFDLIS; encoded by the coding sequence ATGACCTTCGCCTCCGTTACAACGCCCAAAACCGGAGCCGCTATTTCGTGCGTGAGCCTCTTCGGCAGCGAGGCGCAGCGAATCTGCGCAGAGCTTTGCAGAATAGCCCCCCAAAAACTCACCCCGCCAAAAAACCTTCTTGCCAGAATATACAGCAGCAGTGCTGAGGTGGATGAAGTGGTTCTCGGCTGCCTCGCCTCGGACAGAATAGATATAAACTGCCACGGCAACCCGATTATCGTAAGGCAGATTGTGAGCCTGCTCGAGAAGGCGGGAGCTGAGTCTGTCGGGGTAAGCGAATTTATGGTTAGGGAAAGGCTGGCCCACTTTCCGGGCAATACAATCGCGCTCGAGGCCGAGGTTTACTCCTGTTTTGTCCATTCGCTGAAAGCCTGCGAGATTATACAAAATCAGGCAGGGGACGGGCTCAAAAAAGCGGCAGAAGATTTGCAGAGCTGCCGGCCGGAAGAAGCCGCTGAGAGAGCCGAGAAAATCCTGCATAACACCCAAACCGCAAGCAAGTATTTCGCCAAGCAGAGAATTGCAATCGCGGGCGTGCCCAACAGCGGAAAATCCACATTGCTCAACCGCCTTGCGGGCGATAAGGCAGCGATCGTTTCGGATGTGCAGGGAACTACGAGAGACTGGGTGAGCGTGGGGGCGAGGCTAGCGGATATGCAGATTGAATTTATCGATACCGCCGGGCTGTGTGCAGAGCCGAAATGCCGGATAGATGCTCAGTCCCAGCGGCGCTCGCTCGAGATAGCCCGAAGCTGCGACGGGCTTATATGGCTTTTAGATCCAGCTCAGGATATCAGCCAGCAGCTTGAACACAGAGACAGTTTAAGGCTTGCCTGCCCTGTGATTACAGCCCGCACCAAAGCCGATTTGTCCGAGCACGCAGACACCACATCCGGCGAGGATATCATAATCAGCGCACAAACCGGATTCAATATCGATAAGCTTTGCGATAAGCTGCTCCAAACCGCCGGCACGGAAGACCTGCCCCCATCTGAGGCTGTCTGCTTTACAAACCGCCAGCTTGAAATCACAGAAAAAATCGCAGCAGAAAAGGGAAGTCTTGAGCAAAACATCCAGCAGCTCACAACTGCCCGCCCAAAACTCACCTTCGACCTTATCAGTTAG
- a CDS encoding type III pantothenate kinase, with product MNILAVDIGNSNIKFGLFIDSDRQPSISVNGSDSDALCEALVQCWEKLPVASRSTEGKKEGVIVFSSVKPEWTESFRQICLEQLDEKPLEVGLGKDVDLPIKLNTEFPADTGVDRVMAAAAAYIVAQGPVVVVDIGTALTVDAVDGEGNFLGGAIAPGPQVCVRALSSETAKLPELEVQQPALPVGVNTEQAVNNGVFYMAAGFLEYSVRKFAEELGSWPQTVVTGAAAELFKDECEFVDNFVEDLVLSGIVLSYKKKIANTPES from the coding sequence ATGAATATTCTTGCGGTTGACATAGGCAATTCAAATATCAAGTTCGGGCTTTTTATAGATTCAGACAGGCAGCCTTCTATAAGCGTGAACGGCAGCGATTCAGATGCTCTCTGCGAGGCTCTCGTGCAATGCTGGGAGAAACTTCCCGTTGCAAGCCGCTCCACAGAGGGCAAAAAGGAGGGCGTTATCGTATTCTCGAGCGTTAAGCCTGAATGGACAGAAAGCTTCCGGCAAATCTGCCTTGAACAGCTGGACGAGAAGCCGCTGGAGGTGGGGCTGGGCAAGGATGTTGACCTTCCGATAAAGCTCAACACCGAATTCCCCGCGGACACCGGCGTTGACCGCGTGATGGCGGCAGCAGCGGCGTATATAGTAGCTCAGGGCCCGGTTGTTGTGGTCGATATCGGCACTGCGCTAACAGTGGATGCTGTGGACGGGGAGGGCAATTTTCTCGGCGGTGCAATCGCCCCTGGCCCGCAGGTTTGCGTTCGTGCGCTGAGCAGCGAAACAGCGAAGCTTCCTGAGTTGGAGGTTCAGCAGCCTGCGCTGCCTGTGGGAGTGAATACAGAGCAGGCGGTGAACAACGGCGTTTTCTATATGGCAGCGGGCTTTCTTGAGTATTCAGTGCGCAAATTTGCCGAGGAGCTTGGCAGCTGGCCGCAGACTGTCGTAACCGGAGCAGCAGCGGAGCTTTTCAAAGACGAATGCGAGTTTGTTGATAATTTCGTGGAGGATTTGGTGCTCAGCGGGATTGTGCTTTCGTATAAGAAGAAGATTGCAAACACGCCGGAATCGTGA
- a CDS encoding IS5 family transposase: protein MKAKNNKAGLLFQQPLKPLVNPDHSLVQLSEVVNWSRFEEKFGSLYSPDSGRPAKPIRLMVGLQYLKYTFNLSDEAIVAGWVENPYWQYFCGERYFQHEPPIDPTSMTKWRNKVKSDGLEELLEETIKAGLKLKVIKKNDFNKLVADTTVQQKNITYPTDAKLCHKLRIKLVDLAKASKLQLRQSYERVGKRAYVMQGRYRRARQFKRAKKEVKKLRNYLRRITKEVERNIAGNEQLRIIFDTLLQAAKKLLAQTKKSKNKLYSIHEPHVCCIGKGKSHKKYEFGNKVGIVTTAKNNFIVGALGFEGNPYDGHTLRANLKQTMNLIGREKLGDVYVDGGYKKHGCEDIGNVEIVEKGWRKKKRSIKRWIKRRSSIEPTIGHLKEDNRLGRNFLKGVEGDKMNALGSAFGYNMRKLLKKFTFAYIFMLKIIEFYRNLAMKSKLKTRLA, encoded by the coding sequence ATGAAGGCAAAAAACAATAAAGCAGGCTTACTCTTTCAGCAGCCATTAAAACCTCTTGTAAATCCTGATCACTCTTTAGTCCAACTCTCAGAGGTTGTCAACTGGTCTCGCTTTGAAGAAAAGTTTGGCAGTTTATACAGTCCTGATTCAGGCAGGCCGGCCAAGCCGATTCGCCTGATGGTCGGCCTTCAGTATCTCAAGTACACTTTCAATCTCAGCGATGAAGCAATCGTTGCCGGCTGGGTTGAGAATCCTTACTGGCAGTATTTCTGCGGCGAAAGATACTTCCAGCACGAGCCTCCTATTGATCCAACCAGTATGACTAAGTGGCGTAATAAGGTAAAATCTGATGGTCTTGAAGAGCTGCTCGAAGAAACTATCAAAGCCGGCTTGAAGCTTAAGGTTATCAAAAAGAACGATTTCAACAAGCTCGTTGCAGATACAACCGTTCAGCAGAAGAACATCACTTATCCGACCGACGCAAAACTCTGCCACAAACTGCGCATTAAGCTTGTAGATCTTGCAAAAGCATCAAAACTCCAACTTCGCCAAAGCTACGAAAGGGTTGGGAAAAGGGCGTATGTAATGCAGGGCAGGTATCGACGTGCAAGACAGTTCAAAAGAGCTAAAAAAGAAGTGAAGAAATTAAGGAACTACCTGCGGCGAATTACGAAAGAGGTCGAGCGGAATATAGCAGGCAATGAGCAGTTAAGAATAATTTTTGATACATTGCTTCAAGCCGCTAAGAAGCTTTTAGCCCAGACAAAGAAAAGCAAAAATAAACTCTACAGTATTCACGAACCTCACGTCTGCTGCATTGGGAAAGGCAAAAGCCACAAGAAATATGAGTTTGGAAATAAGGTTGGAATTGTAACTACTGCCAAGAATAATTTTATCGTAGGAGCGTTGGGCTTTGAAGGAAACCCTTATGATGGCCATACTCTTCGGGCTAATCTGAAGCAGACAATGAATTTAATCGGGAGAGAAAAGCTTGGAGATGTTTATGTTGATGGAGGATACAAGAAACATGGCTGCGAAGATATTGGAAATGTTGAAATTGTAGAAAAGGGCTGGCGAAAAAAGAAACGAAGTATCAAGAGGTGGATTAAGAGAAGATCGAGCATAGAACCAACGATAGGCCACCTCAAAGAAGACAACAGGTTGGGAAGAAACTTCTTGAAAGGTGTAGAAGGGGACAAAATGAACGCCCTCGGCAGCGCTTTTGGGTACAATATGCGTAAACTTCTAAAGAAGTTTACTTTTGCCTATATTTTTATGCTTAAAATTATTGAATTTTACAGAAATTTGGCAATGAAAAGCAAATTAAAGACTCGATTAGCCTGA
- a CDS encoding four helix bundle suffix domain-containing protein, with protein MSANSAITLINIACGLLRKQINSLAEAFEYEGGFTERLYAARKKNRDS; from the coding sequence TTGAGCGCTAATTCCGCTATCACCCTTATAAACATTGCCTGCGGCCTTCTCCGGAAACAAATCAATTCACTCGCCGAAGCGTTTGAATACGAAGGCGGATTCACTGAAAGACTCTACGCAGCGAGAAAGAAGAACAGAGACTCATGA
- the cas2 gene encoding CRISPR-associated endonuclease Cas2, with amino-acid sequence MLIVSYDISNDKLRTRFAKYLSKFGFRLQYSVFQIKNSKRILETVCSEIENEFGKKFSQTDSVIIFHLSKQCRKYCYGYAVNDDKDVIVVE; translated from the coding sequence TTGCTTATAGTATCCTACGATATATCAAATGACAAGCTGAGAACCAGATTTGCCAAATATCTCTCAAAATTCGGCTTCAGACTTCAATACTCAGTGTTTCAAATTAAAAACAGTAAACGAATCCTTGAAACTGTATGCAGCGAAATTGAGAATGAGTTCGGCAAGAAATTTTCTCAAACCGACAGCGTTATTATTTTCCATCTGAGCAAACAATGCAGAAAATACTGCTATGGATATGCAGTTAATGACGACAAAGATGTTATCGTTGTCGAATGA